The nucleotide window TAAACAATTTACCGAACAAATAGCCCTTTTACTGCCAAATATTCTTTATATCTATGACTTAGTAGAAAAACGAAATATTTACTGTAACCGCCTGATTCGTGAAACCCTCGGTTACACACAAGAAGAATTCCAACCAGAAAACAATGATTTACTCGGAGATCATATTCATCCAGAGGATAAAAAAGCAGTAGAACAACACTTAAAACGGTGTTTATCTCTTAAGCCCGGCAATTTTCTCGAAATTGAATATCGAGTCAGAGATATCAAAGGAAAATGGTATTGGTTACAATGTCGAGATACCCTTTTTGAAACCCAAGCTAATGGAAAAGCCAAGCAAATTATCGGTATAGCCTCCAATATTACAGAGCGTAAAGAAGCCGAAAAAAAATTACAACAAATTAACGCTCAATTTGCTCAACGGGTAAAAGACTTAGAAGGACGAACTCAAGAAATGATTCGTCTCGGAGAAATGACCGATTTTTTACAAGCCTGTTTAACCGTTAAAGAAGCAGAAAAAACCTTAGCCGATCTGCTTAAACCGTTATTTCCTGATAGTATTGGGGCGGTTTTTAGGCTTAAAGAATCTCATAATATTTTAGAAGCTGTAGCGACTTGGGGCACACCCTTAAACAGTCAATTAATGTTTTCTCCTAATGAATGTTGGGCTTTACGACGGGGATCAGTTCATGTAGGCGAAAAACACTCTCCTAGTCTTTACTGTCCTCATGTTCATCTCGACAAAGAGCAAAATACCACCCTGTGTTTGCCCATGATGGCACAAGGAGAAACATTAGGATTACTCTATTTAAATTTTCAAAATCCAGAAGATATTAATCCTTCGAGAAGAAAATTAGCTGAAACCGTTTCTAAACAGATTGCGATTTCCTTAGCCAATTTAAAATTAAGAGAAACTCTACAAAATCAAAGTTTTCGGGATGTCCTAACCGGATTATATAACCGACGTTATTTAGAAGCCTCAATTGTGAGGGAATTACATCGAGTGTCTAGAAGTAATAGTACCCTAGGGGTGATTTTATTCGATATAGACCATTTTAAACGCTTTAATGATACATGGGGTCATGACGCAGGAGACGCGGTTTTAAAAGCCGTAGGCAATCTGTTACAAGAAAGTACGCGAGAGTCTGATATTGCCTGTCGTTATGGAGGGGAAGAATTTTTGATTATTATGCCCGATGCTTCTTTAGAAGATACTCAAAGACGCGCCCATCAATTACAAATTGAGATCAAGCATCTTCAGGTGTCCACTAGATCTCAACAATTGGAATCTATAACTGTTTCAATGGGAGTCGCTAGTTTTCCCGAACATGGCCTTAATTATGAACTCTTATTACGAACGGCTGATGAAGCATTATACCGCGCTAAACAACAAGGACGAGATCGGATCGTTTGCGCTGTTTAACAGAAGGGATCAATTGTTTACAAAACGTTATAGGGGTAGTTCACAAAATCCTCACATTTATTTTTTAAGCTGTTATATAAGAGGTAAAAACATTATTTAGTCTTCCGTCAATTCCATCTCTCTTAAGAGAAAAAGTAAATTTAGATACATTTTTTCAAGGCATCATCTATGGAGTCTATAGACAAATGAAAATTGTTTATGAATGAAGGATTAAGTTAGACATGATAAACAAGCTTGAAATCAAGACCGGGATCATGGCTAAAAAGTGGCAAATCAAGGGAAATAGACCAGTGCCCACTAGAGATAATAATTGACAAAGGTGTAAATGATTAATTGGTTCGTTCAAACACAGGGTGTACAATGAAAGGAGGTTTAACAATTATGATTAATTGTCCTTGCTGTTCTAATCAGATGTTACGGCACGTTGGTCATCAGGGAATTTATTGGTTTTGTCCCCATTGTTATCAAGAAATGCCGAATTTAGACACGGTCGTCAAAAAACATATCTTTTTTAACAATCGAGATTTATCCTCATTTTCCTTAAAACGTGAAAAAAAAGTTTTGGTCGCTTCAGTTTAAATGATCAAGATTTAATCCTTAACGGGTTAGACTTGCCTAAGTTAACAGAATTTTAAAAACATTTTTTTAATCATTCACAAGATTTAGATTTGGTCAATAAGCAGTTGAGTTGAAAGGTTGAGTAAAGGGTGACACTCAACCTTATTTTTTTGGATCAACTCACACCCTTTGTATTTTGTCGAGGGAGCGACCATGACTCCAGTAGAAAAAAGATAAGTAATGGGGAAGATGTGTCAAACTAAAATAAGAAGCAGAAAAACTGCCTATTGTTATTCAGTAATTGCGGAAGTTTAACCCTTGAATGATCAAATCCTAGAGCAAAACAAAACCTTAAATCAACCATCAGCAAAGAAATCCCATCAGGGAACTCACTCCCATCCCCATGACTCGACGGGAACACCTCATGCTCATGTTCACACTGAAGCCTCTTTGCGTCAAATTATCAATCGACTCTCTCGCATCGAAGGCCACATCCGAGGGATAAAAACGATGGTACAGGAAAGCCGTCCCTGTCCTGAAGTCTTGGTTCAAATTGCCGCAGTCAGGGGAGCAATTGACCGGGTAGCGCGTATAATTTTAGATGAACATTTAAGCGAATGTATTGCCCGTGCGGCTGAAGAAGGCAATATTGATGAAGAAATTGAACAACTTAAAGCAGCCCTCGATCGCTTTCTTCCCTAAAATAATAGAACCCATTTCTCCCATTTCAACATAAGATAGAGATATAGACTTATGATTGAATAGGTGTATTTAGTCGATCTCAAACATTAGGAGGT belongs to Gloeothece citriformis PCC 7424 and includes:
- a CDS encoding sensor domain-containing diguanylate cyclase; this encodes MWQLITNLLAPSHYIPHGHCYLWQTPLVWLHVVSDTFIALAYYSIPLTLIYFIQKRKDVPFKGVFVLFSAFILSCGTTHILEVWTLWYPAYWLSGTIKACTALISIFTAIELYPLIPKAIALPSPRELEALNQELERQNQERQTAEQTVRFLNAELEKRVEQRTADLMNINEKLQQEILERQQVEIALRENKQFTEQIALLLPNILYIYDLVEKRNIYCNRLIRETLGYTQEEFQPENNDLLGDHIHPEDKKAVEQHLKRCLSLKPGNFLEIEYRVRDIKGKWYWLQCRDTLFETQANGKAKQIIGIASNITERKEAEKKLQQINAQFAQRVKDLEGRTQEMIRLGEMTDFLQACLTVKEAEKTLADLLKPLFPDSIGAVFRLKESHNILEAVATWGTPLNSQLMFSPNECWALRRGSVHVGEKHSPSLYCPHVHLDKEQNTTLCLPMMAQGETLGLLYLNFQNPEDINPSRRKLAETVSKQIAISLANLKLRETLQNQSFRDVLTGLYNRRYLEASIVRELHRVSRSNSTLGVILFDIDHFKRFNDTWGHDAGDAVLKAVGNLLQESTRESDIACRYGGEEFLIIMPDASLEDTQRRAHQLQIEIKHLQVSTRSQQLESITVSMGVASFPEHGLNYELLLRTADEALYRAKQQGRDRIVCAV
- a CDS encoding metal-sensing transcriptional repressor, coding for MLEQNKTLNQPSAKKSHQGTHSHPHDSTGTPHAHVHTEASLRQIINRLSRIEGHIRGIKTMVQESRPCPEVLVQIAAVRGAIDRVARIILDEHLSECIARAAEEGNIDEEIEQLKAALDRFLP